AGGCGGAACTCCTCGTCCACGCGGGGGCGTTCGCTGCTGTCGCGGCGGATGTAGGGGTCGAGTCCGGCGAGGAGCCGGCCGAGGGGGCGTTCGCGGTAGCCGGTGGCGAGGACGACGGCGTCGGTGGTGAGCCGGGAGCGGGTGCCCTGCTGGAGGTGTTCCAGGTGCAGTTCGACGGTGCTGGTGGCGATCCGGCCGGCGGTGCGGACGCGGACGCCGGGGGTGAGGACGGCGTCGGGCCAGCCGCCGCCGAGGGTGCGCCGGTACAGCTCGTCGTGGATGGCGGCGAGGGTGCCGGCGTCGATGCCCTTGTACAGCTGCCACTGGGCGGCGACCAGCCGGTCGCGGACGGGTTCGGCGAGCGCGTGGAAGTAGCGGGTGTAGTCGGGGGTGAAGTGTTCCAGGCCCAGTTTGGAGTACTCCATGGGGGCGAACGCCTCGGTGCGGCCGATCCAGTGCAGCCGTTCCCGGCCGGCCGGGCGGTGCCGCAGCAGGTCGAGGAAGACCTCGGCGCCTGACTGTCCGGAGCCGACGACGGTGACGTGTCCGGCGGCGAGGACGGTGTCGCGGTGGGCGAGGTAGTCGGCGGCGTGCAGGACGGGCACGCCGGGGGCGTCGACCAGGGGCTGGAGGGGGTCGGGTACGTAGGGGGCGGTGCCGATGCCGAGGACGATGTTGCGGGTGTACGTGCGGCCCAGGGCCTCTGCCTCGCCTTCGGTGTCGAGCTGGGTGAAGTCGACCTCGAAGACGTCCCGTTCGGGGTTCCAGCGGACGGTGTCGACCTGGTGGCGGAAGCGCAGACCGGGCAGTTGCTGGGCGACCCAGCGGCAGTAGGCGTCGTACTCGGCGCGCTGGATGTGGAAGCGCTCGGCGAAGTAGAAGGGGAAGAGGCGTTCGCGGTTCCTGAGGTAGCTGAGGAAGCTCCAGGGGCTGGTGGGGTCGGCGAGGGTGACGAGGTCGGCGAGGAACGGCACCTGGATGGTGGCGCCCTCGATGAGCAGCCCGGGGTGCCAGTCGAAGCCGGGGCGCTGTTCGTAGAAGACGGCGTCGAGTTCGGCGAGCGGGTGGGCGAGGGCGGCGAGGGAGAGGTTGCAGGGGCCGATGCCGATGCCGACCAGATCGCGTGGGGAGGTCGGCTCGTGGCGTGGGGGGTGGGTCATCGGGGGGTGTTTCCTTCGACGAGTTCGAGCAGGCGGGCCAGGTCGTCCGGCCGGCTTCGGGGGTTGAGGACGGTGGCCTTGAGCCAGAGCCGGCCGTCGAGCCGGGCCCGGCCGAGCACGGCCCGGCCTTCGTGCAGGAGTCTGCGGCGGACGGCGGCCACGGCGTCGTCGGCGGCTGCGGCGGGGCGGAACAGGACGGTGCTGATGACGGGCCGGTCGTAGAGCTCGAAGCCGGGGTGTTCGGCGATCAGGGCGGCGAACTCGCGGGCGCGGGCGCAGACCTGGTCGACCAGGGCGCCGAGGCCGTCGCGGCCCAGTGTTCTGAGGGTGACGGCGATCTTCAGGATGTCGGGGCGGCGGGTGGTGCGCGGGGAGCGGCCGAGCAGGTCGGGGAGGCCGGCCTCGGTGTCGTCGGCGGCGTTCAGGTAGTCCGCGCGCTGGTGGAGGGTGGCCAGTTCGTCCGGGCGGGCCACGGCGAGCAGGCCGGCGGCGGCCGGCTGCCAGCCGAGTTTGTGCAGGTCCAGGGTGACGGTGTGGGCGGCGTCGAGCCCGGCGAGCCGGTCGCGGTGCCGGTCGCTGAAGAGCAGGCCGCCGCCGTAGGCCGCGTCGATGTGCAGCCGGGCGCCGTGGGCGGCGCACAGGGCGGCGATCTCGGGCAGCGGATCGATGAGGCCGGCGTCGGTGGTGCCGGCGGTGGCGGCGACCAGCACGGGGCCGGCAAGCGCGGTGAGGGCTTCGGCGAGGGCGGCCGGGTCGAGGGTGCCGCGGGGGGCCGGGAGGACGACCGGGGCGGGCAGGCCGAGCAGCCAGGCGGCGCGCGGCAGCGAGTGGTGGGCGCCGGCGCAGCAGACGAGGCGCAGGCCGCTGCCGTGCGCCTCGCGGGCGAGCAGCAGGGCGAGTTGGTTGGACTCGGTGCCGCCGGTGGTGACGAGGGCGTCGGTGAGGCCGGCCGTGCGGGCGAGGGTGCGGGTGACGGCGGCTTCCAGGGCGGAGGCGGCCGGGGCCTGGTCCCAGGAGTCCAGGGAGGGGTTGAGGGCGCTCGCGGCGAGGTCGGCGGCGGTGGCCACGGCGAGCGGGGGGCAGTGCAGATGGGCGGCGCACAGCGGGTCGGCGGGGTCGGCGGCGCCCGCGGCGAGGGCCCGCACGATGTCGTGCAGGGCGCCGGGGTCGCCGGTGTCCGGCAGGGGGTCGCCGAGGGCGGCGGCGACGCGCGCGGTGACGGCGTCGGGGCCGCCGGCGGGCAGCGGGCCGCCGCGCTCGGCGGCGCCGGCGGCGAGGGCGTCGAGCACGGTGGCGAGGAGGGGCCGCAGGGCCTCGGGGCCGCCAGGACCCGAGGCGAGCGGCGGCGTGCTCAGGGCCGCTTCTGCGGTCATGGGCTCTCCTCCGGGGCAGGGGAACGCCGGGCGGGCCTGCCGGGCCCGTGTGGGTGGAGTGCCAGCTTGTACCGGAAGAGAGCCCTGTGTCCCCGATGCCCGGCGAACGGAACCCGAAAGTGTGTACTGCTCTTGCCCCGAAGTGGCCGGTCGGCTAGGGCCGGAAGTCCGCGGCGTGGTCGCGGGCCCACTGGTCGAAGGCGCGGGCCGGGGTGCCGGTGATGTCCCCCACGGTGCCGGTGATCTCGGGGGGCACGCCGACGGCCTGTGCGACGGTCTCCAGCAGCCGGCCGAGCATCTGCGGCGGTACGTGCGGGAACAGCTCCGGGCCGGCGTCGGCCGGGTCGATCTCCTCGAACGTCAGCTTCCTGCCGAGCGCGTCGCCGATGGTGGCGACCTGTTCGGCGTTGCTGGTGGCCGCGGGCCCGGTCAGCCGGTGCACGGCGCCCTCGTGGCCGTCGTCGAGCAGGACGCGCTCGGCGACGGCGGCGATGTCGTCCTCGTGGATGGGCGCGGAGAGCGCGTCGGCGTGGACGCCGCGGACGGTGTCGCCGCCCGCGCGGATCTGCGGGGCGTACTGGAGCGCGTTGGTGGCGAAGGCGTTGGGCCGCAGGAAGGTCCAGGCGAGCCCGCTGTCGCGGATGTGCCGCTCGACGGTGGCGTGCGCGACGTGGATGGGGTGGGTCTCGTCGGCGCCTTCCCGGACGATGCCGCTGGAGAGCAGGAGGGCGTGGCGTACGCCGTGTTCACGGGCGGCCGCGAGCAGCGGGGCGGTGGCGGCCTGGGCGTACAGGAAGATCTTCGTGGCGCCGGTGAACAGGGCGGCGGGGTCGTCCGGGCGGAACGCCACCACCTCGGCCCGCTCGGGCAGGCCGGCCCGTGCGGGGTCGCGGGTCAGTGCCCGCACGGGCTGTCCCGCGGCGAGGAGCCGGTCGACAAGGGCACGGCCGACGTTGCCGGTCGCGCCGGTCACTACGATCACGGTGCTGCCTCCAGGGCTCGGACGATCACTGTCCGCCCGAGCCTAGGGAGCGCGGCCCGCGGGCCGCATCGTCGGCAGGGACCAGCCGAGTCCTACGCCGTCGGTCGTACGCCCTCCTGTGCCGGCCGGTGTGCTTCGCGGACGCGCAGGGCGCGGGCGAGGTCGTCCAGGCGGTCGGCGAGGGCGCGGCGCAGCGCCGGGGTGAGGTCGTCGGCGCGCAGGCACTCCTCGCCGAGCCGGAGGTTCTCGGTGTCGACGGCGTGGGCGGGGAAGCACCAGCGGCCGGCGGCGGTGGCGATGGCGGGGCCGCGGCGGGCGGCGACGGCGGCCACGTCGGCGTAGAAGCGCGGTACGTACGGGCGGACCAGTTCGGCCTGTTCGGGCTGCCAGAAGCCTTGGGCGGTGGCGGTGAAGAGGTAGTTGGACAGGTCGTCGCCCGCGAACATCGCCGCCCAGGCGGCGCGCTTGGCCTCCGGGTCGGGCAGCGCGGCGCGGCAGCGGGCGGCGCCCTCCTGGCCGGCGGCGCTCGGGTCGCTCGCCAGTTCTGCGGCGATGGCGGCCTCGTCGGTGGCGCCGAGCACGGCGAGCCGGGCGAGGATGCGCCAGCGCAGTTCGGGGTCGAGTTCGGGGCCGCCGGGCACGGTGCCGTCGGTGAGCCAGGCGGTGATGGTCTCGGGGTGGGCGGCCACGTCGATCAGGTGCCGTACGGCGATCAGCCGCAGGCCGGGGTGGTCGCCGTCCTCGGTGCGGCGCAGCAGGTCGCGGCAGAGGGAGGTGAGGGTGGCCAGGGCGGCCGGCCGGTGGGCCGGGGCGAGGTACTGCTGGGTGAGCTGGCCGGCGGCGAAGGCGAGGACGCCCTGGGCGACGGCCAGGTCGGTCTCGCGGGGCAGGTGGGCGCGGGCCAGCTCCAGGTAGGCGGCGGGCGCCAGGTCGCCGTCGCGTACGGCGTCCCTGAGGGCGTTCCAGACGACCGCGCGGGTGAGCGGGTCGGGCAGTCCGGACAGCCCGGTGCGGAGGGTCTCGGCGGAGGCGGCGTCGAAGCGGATCTTGGCGTAGGTGATGTCGCCGTCGTTGAGGACGATCAGCGCGGGGCGCTTGCCGATGGGCTGCGGGTCGGTCTGCGGCAGGTCGAGGTCGATGCGTTCGCGCAGTACCAGTCGGCCCTCGTCGGCGAGGTCGTGGTCGTACAGTCCGGCGCCGAGGCGGTGCGGGCGGCTGCCCGCGCGGTCGACGGTCAGCGCGCAGGTGCCGCCGGCGGCGGTGACCGTGGGCACGAGGGTGTCGACGCCGGTGGTGCGCAGCCAGCTGTCGGCCCAGGCGGAGACGTCGCGGTCGGTGGCCGAGGCGAGGGAGTCGATGAAGTCGGCGAGGGTGGCGTTGCCGAACCTGTGCCGGGCGAAGTGGGTGTTGATGCCGGCGAGGAAGTCCTTCTCGCCGATCCAGGCGGCGAGCTGGCGCAGCGCGGAGGCGCCCTTGGCGTAGGAGATGCCGTCGAAGTTGAGCAGGGCGGAGGCCGTGTCGTCGACGTGGTCGGGGGCGACCGGGTGAGTGGTGGGGCGCTGGTCGGCGTCGTAGCCCCAGGCCTTGCGGGTGACGCCGAACTCGGTCCAGGGGCCGGTGAAGCGGGTGGCCTCGGCGGTGGTCTGGTAGCCCATGTACTCGGCGAAGGACTCGTTCAGCCAGATGTCGTCCCACCACTTGAGGGTGACGAGGTCGCCGAACCACATGTGGGCCATCTCGTGCGCGATGACCATGGCGCGGGACTGCCGTTCGGTGTCGGTGACGGCGGAGCGGTAGACGAACTCGTCGCGGAAGGTGACCAGGCCCGGGTTCTCCATGGCGCCGGCGTTGAACTCGGGGACGAACGCCTGGTCGTAGGAGTCGAAGGGGTAGGGCTCCTCGAACTTCTCGTGGTAGCGGTCGAAGCACGCGCGCGTGACGTCGAGGATCTCGTCGGCGTCGAGGTGGGGGGCGAGGGAGCGGCGGCAGTGGACGCCGAAGGGCAGCCC
This sequence is a window from Streptomyces rubradiris. Protein-coding genes within it:
- a CDS encoding lysine N(6)-hydroxylase/L-ornithine N(5)-oxygenase family protein, translating into MTHPPRHEPTSPRDLVGIGIGPCNLSLAALAHPLAELDAVFYEQRPGFDWHPGLLIEGATIQVPFLADLVTLADPTSPWSFLSYLRNRERLFPFYFAERFHIQRAEYDAYCRWVAQQLPGLRFRHQVDTVRWNPERDVFEVDFTQLDTEGEAEALGRTYTRNIVLGIGTAPYVPDPLQPLVDAPGVPVLHAADYLAHRDTVLAAGHVTVVGSGQSGAEVFLDLLRHRPAGRERLHWIGRTEAFAPMEYSKLGLEHFTPDYTRYFHALAEPVRDRLVAAQWQLYKGIDAGTLAAIHDELYRRTLGGGWPDAVLTPGVRVRTAGRIATSTVELHLEHLQQGTRSRLTTDAVVLATGYRERPLGRLLAGLDPYIRRDSSERPRVDEEFRLVLDPSVTGSVYVQNAELHTHGVGAPDLGLAAWRSATILNSLTGKETYPLPTRTAFTSFGLDDPADRVPPARQPKRLTPLIDGP
- the pepN gene encoding aminopeptidase N, translating into MSVLTRDEAQLRAEILDVHRYTVELDLTTGDEAFDSRTAIRFTTRFDGDTFVELKPAELRGVTLDGQPLDTGLLNGNRLPLKNLTAGEHELRVHAAMRYSRTGEGMHRFTDPSDGETYVYTQLFMDDVQRVFAAFDQPDLKAVFEVGVKAPEGWTVLANSVTTRQGDGVWQAAPTPPISTYLVAVAAGPWHSVRTEHRGLPFGVHCRRSLAPHLDADEILDVTRACFDRYHEKFEEPYPFDSYDQAFVPEFNAGAMENPGLVTFRDEFVYRSAVTDTERQSRAMVIAHEMAHMWFGDLVTLKWWDDIWLNESFAEYMGYQTTAEATRFTGPWTEFGVTRKAWGYDADQRPTTHPVAPDHVDDTASALLNFDGISYAKGASALRQLAAWIGEKDFLAGINTHFARHRFGNATLADFIDSLASATDRDVSAWADSWLRTTGVDTLVPTVTAAGGTCALTVDRAGSRPHRLGAGLYDHDLADEGRLVLRERIDLDLPQTDPQPIGKRPALIVLNDGDITYAKIRFDAASAETLRTGLSGLPDPLTRAVVWNALRDAVRDGDLAPAAYLELARAHLPRETDLAVAQGVLAFAAGQLTQQYLAPAHRPAALATLTSLCRDLLRRTEDGDHPGLRLIAVRHLIDVAAHPETITAWLTDGTVPGGPELDPELRWRILARLAVLGATDEAAIAAELASDPSAAGQEGAARCRAALPDPEAKRAAWAAMFAGDDLSNYLFTATAQGFWQPEQAELVRPYVPRFYADVAAVAARRGPAIATAAGRWCFPAHAVDTENLRLGEECLRADDLTPALRRALADRLDDLARALRVREAHRPAQEGVRPTA
- a CDS encoding NAD(P)H-binding protein, giving the protein MIVVTGATGNVGRALVDRLLAAGQPVRALTRDPARAGLPERAEVVAFRPDDPAALFTGATKIFLYAQAATAPLLAAAREHGVRHALLLSSGIVREGADETHPIHVAHATVERHIRDSGLAWTFLRPNAFATNALQYAPQIRAGGDTVRGVHADALSAPIHEDDIAAVAERVLLDDGHEGAVHRLTGPAATSNAEQVATIGDALGRKLTFEEIDPADAGPELFPHVPPQMLGRLLETVAQAVGVPPEITGTVGDITGTPARAFDQWARDHAADFRP
- a CDS encoding pyridoxal phosphate-dependent decarboxylase family protein, giving the protein MSTPPLASGPGGPEALRPLLATVLDALAAGAAERGGPLPAGGPDAVTARVAAALGDPLPDTGDPGALHDIVRALAAGAADPADPLCAAHLHCPPLAVATAADLAASALNPSLDSWDQAPAASALEAAVTRTLARTAGLTDALVTTGGTESNQLALLLAREAHGSGLRLVCCAGAHHSLPRAAWLLGLPAPVVLPAPRGTLDPAALAEALTALAGPVLVAATAGTTDAGLIDPLPEIAALCAAHGARLHIDAAYGGGLLFSDRHRDRLAGLDAAHTVTLDLHKLGWQPAAAGLLAVARPDELATLHQRADYLNAADDTEAGLPDLLGRSPRTTRRPDILKIAVTLRTLGRDGLGALVDQVCARAREFAALIAEHPGFELYDRPVISTVLFRPAAAADDAVAAVRRRLLHEGRAVLGRARLDGRLWLKATVLNPRSRPDDLARLLELVEGNTPR